The window CTTGCGCCATCCTGGCCTGAAGGCGGCGGTTGCAGACTTTCTGGTCCGGGAGCAGGAGGGCGTGTTGGCGTATGCCGAAGAGGCGAAGACCGCACTGCCTTATCGACAGTGCTGATCTTCGCCGGCGTGACTCAGCTGTTTTCCTTGCCCAGCCAGCGGTAAGCAACACCGCCAACGATGGCGCCCAGCAACGGTGCCACCCAGAACAGCCACAATTGCTCGATGGCCCAGCCGCCGACGATCAGTGCCGGACCGGTACTGCGGGCCGGGTTGACGGAGGTGTTGGTGACCGGAATCGAGATCAGGTGGATGAGCGTCAGGGCCAGGCCGATGGCAATCGGTGCCAGGCCGACTGGCGCACGTTTGTCGGTGGCGCCGAGGATGATCAGGATGAACATTGCCGTCATGACCAGCTCAGTCACAAAGCCGGCCACCATGGAGTACTGACCGGGCGAATGTTCGCCGTAACCGTTCGCTGCCAGGCCGGAAGCGGCCAGGTCGAAGCCTTCCTTGCCGCTGGCGATGAAGTAGATCAACGCGGCGGCGAGCACCCCACCAATGACCTGGGCAATGATGTAGGCAGGCAGTTCCTTGGCCGGAAACCGCCCGCCCACGTACAAGCCCACCGACACGGCCGGGTTCAGGTGGCAACCTGAGATATGGCCGATGGCGAACGCCATGGTCAACACCGTCAGGCCGAATGCCAGGGCAACC is drawn from Pseudomonas rhizophila and contains these coding sequences:
- the aqpZ gene encoding aquaporin Z, coding for MSLLKRSTTELLGTFWLVLGGCGSAVLAASGIGVLGVALAFGLTVLTMAFAIGHISGCHLNPAVSVGLYVGGRFPAKELPAYIIAQVIGGVLAAALIYFIASGKEGFDLAASGLAANGYGEHSPGQYSMVAGFVTELVMTAMFILIILGATDKRAPVGLAPIAIGLALTLIHLISIPVTNTSVNPARSTGPALIVGGWAIEQLWLFWVAPLLGAIVGGVAYRWLGKENS